The genomic interval GAGACGGCGGCATGGCCGAGTACATGACCGTCCCGGCACGCAACCTGGTCCCCTTGGGCGATGCCGATCCGGTCGATGCGGCTCCGCTCTCAGATGCGGGTCTCACCCCCTACCACGCGATCAAGCTCGCACTGCCGAAGCTGGCTGGCGGAGGCAAGACCGCACTGGTCATCGGCCTCGGCGGCCTCGGCCAGCTCGCCGTGCAGATCCTGCGGACGCTCACCGGAGCCACCGTGATCGCCACGGACATGAAGGCCGAGGCGATGGCCGAGGCCGAGCGGGCAGGAGCGTTGACGGTGCCCGGCGGCGACGATCAGGTCGAGCGCATTCGCGAGTTGACGGGCGGGCAGGGTGTGGACGCCGTGTTCGACTTCGTGGGCATCACACCGACGATCAAGACCGCACAGCAGGTGGTGCGACGCCAGGGCCGGATCACGGTCGTCGGCGTCGCCGGCGGGCCGACGCAGTGGGACTTCTACTCCAACCCGTACGAGGCCGAGCTCACCAACACGTACTGGGGCACCATCGAGGAGCTGCACGAGGTGGCGGCGCTGTATCGCAGCGGGCAGATCACGCCGAGCGTGGTGCGGTACTCGATGGACGATGCCCTTCAGGCCTACCACGACCTGCACGACGGCAAGCTCTCCGGTCGTGCGGTCGTGACGCCGCACAGCTGAGCACTCGTCCGAGAACGGGAGTCCGGGGGAATCACACGCTTGTGATTCCCCCGGATCTGGGTGATAATCGCCGTATAACCGCATAGTTCGCCGAATCTTCGGATCAGGTCGTAGGGGAAGACGTACCTGATGAAACGGAGAGATCATGGCGACGGGATACGCACGCGGAGTGGTGTACATCCACTCCGCTCCACGCGCGCTCTGCCCGCACCTGGAATGGGCGGTAGGACGCGCCATAGGTCGTGCCGTCAACTTCGACTGGAGCGACCAGCCTGTGCAGCAGGGAACACGCCGCGCGGAGTTCTCCTGGGACGCACCGGCCGGCACCGGCGCCGCGCTGGCGACGGCGATCCGCGGATGGGAGCATCTGCGCTTCGAGGTCGCTGAGGATCCGACGCCCGGCACCGAAGGCGGCCGCTGGCTGCACACGCCCGACCTCGGCATCCACTATGCGCAGACCGACTCGGCAGGCAACATCGTCGTCGGCGAGGATCGCATCCGCTATGCGATGGAGATCGCCGCCGGCAGCGCACTCGAGCTGCAGCGCGAACTCGATGTCGCACTCGGCTCGGCCTGGGACGAAGAGCTCGAGCCGTTCCGGCACGCCGGTGACGACGCACGCGTCGTCTGGCTGCACAAGGTCGGGTAGCGGGCCGGTCGGGAGTCGACCACCGAGACGTGCGGAGGAGGCGCGAGTACCGGAAGCCGGTGAGCATCTCCTGGAGGCCGAGAAGGCGAATCCTCCGCAACACGACCGAAGCCCCCTGCGGGGAAGCAGGGGGCTTCAGTCATGCCAGGGGCACGAACGGCTCAGACGCTGCGGAAGGCCACGACGGCGTTGTGGCCGCCGAAGCCGAACGAGTTGCTGATGGCCAGCAGGTCGCCGTCGCCGAGGGGCTGCGACTCGCCCGACAGCTTGAACGGCACGGCGGGGTCGGGCTCGGTCATGTTGATGGTCGGCGGTGCCACGCGGTCGCGCAGCGCGAGCACCGTGTAGACCGCCTCGAGTGCGCCGGTGCCGCCCAGCAGGTGTCCGGTGGATGCCTTGGTGGCAGAGACCGGGATGCTGTCGATGCGGGCGCCGAAGACGCGCTTCAGCGCCTCGTACTCGTTGGGGTCGCCCACCGGTGTCGACGTGGCGTGCGCATTGATGTGCGACACCTCGTCGGCTGTGGCGCCGGCCTGCTCCAGAGCGAGTTCGACGGCGCGTGCAGCGCCGGTGCCCTCGGGGTCGTTGCCGGTGATGTGGTACGAATCGGCGGTGACGCCGCCGCCCACGAGGTAGGCGTAGATCTTCGCGCCGCGGGTCTTGGCGTGCTCCTCGGTCTCGAGCACGAGGGCAGCACCGCCCTCGCCCATGACGAAGCCGTCGCGGTCGATCGCCCCGGGGCGTGATGCCGTCGCCGGGTCGTCGTTGCGGCGCGAGAGCGCCTGGGCCGAGGCGAATGACGCCATCGTGATGGGGTGGATGGCGGATTCAGCGCCACCGGCGATGACCATATCGGCCAGGCCGTCCTGCAGATGCTCGTAGGCGTTGGCGATGGACTCGGTGCTCGAGGCGCAGGCGCTGACCACGGTGCGTGCGAAGGCCTTCGCATTGAACTGCAGCGAGAGGTTGCCCGCTCCCGCGTTCGGCATGAGCATCGGCACCGTCAGCGGCATGACGCGGCGCGGGCCCTTCTCGCGCAGGGTGTCCCAGGCATCCAGCAGCGTCCACACGCCGCCGATGCCGGTCGCCCAGTCGATGCCGAGACGCTCGGGCGCGATGTCGGGTGCCCCGGCGTCCTCCCAGGCCTCGCGAGCCGCGATGAGGGCGAACTGGGTCGAAGGGTCGAGCCGCTTCGCCTCGTGACGGGGCAGCACCTCCTCGGGACGGACAGAGGCCTCGGCAGCGAAGTGCACGGGGATCTGATACTTCTCGATCCACTCGTGCGTCAGCGTGCGCGTACCGGACTGGCCGGCGAGCAGGTTCGCCCAGTTCTCGGGGGCTGTGCCGCCCAGGGCGGACGTGGCGCCGATGCCGGT from Microbacterium sp. H1-D42 carries:
- a CDS encoding NAD(P)-dependent alcohol dehydrogenase: MRAVRFTAWKTFPTIEDVERPVPGPGEVLLKIAGAGACHSDVAIFEQFDESMGAQLAPSYTLGHENAGWIEELGEGVTGFEKGDAYLVYGPIGCGRCPACSRGQDTYCHNAATQPYLATGLGRDGGMAEYMTVPARNLVPLGDADPVDAAPLSDAGLTPYHAIKLALPKLAGGGKTALVIGLGGLGQLAVQILRTLTGATVIATDMKAEAMAEAERAGALTVPGGDDQVERIRELTGGQGVDAVFDFVGITPTIKTAQQVVRRQGRITVVGVAGGPTQWDFYSNPYEAELTNTYWGTIEELHEVAALYRSGQITPSVVRYSMDDALQAYHDLHDGKLSGRAVVTPHS
- a CDS encoding DUF3145 domain-containing protein, with product MATGYARGVVYIHSAPRALCPHLEWAVGRAIGRAVNFDWSDQPVQQGTRRAEFSWDAPAGTGAALATAIRGWEHLRFEVAEDPTPGTEGGRWLHTPDLGIHYAQTDSAGNIVVGEDRIRYAMEIAAGSALELQRELDVALGSAWDEELEPFRHAGDDARVVWLHKVG
- a CDS encoding beta-ketoacyl-[acyl-carrier-protein] synthase family protein, with the translated sequence MTKRIVVTGIGATSALGGTAPENWANLLAGQSGTRTLTHEWIEKYQIPVHFAAEASVRPEEVLPRHEAKRLDPSTQFALIAAREAWEDAGAPDIAPERLGIDWATGIGGVWTLLDAWDTLREKGPRRVMPLTVPMLMPNAGAGNLSLQFNAKAFARTVVSACASSTESIANAYEHLQDGLADMVIAGGAESAIHPITMASFASAQALSRRNDDPATASRPGAIDRDGFVMGEGGAALVLETEEHAKTRGAKIYAYLVGGGVTADSYHITGNDPEGTGAARAVELALEQAGATADEVSHINAHATSTPVGDPNEYEALKRVFGARIDSIPVSATKASTGHLLGGTGALEAVYTVLALRDRVAPPTINMTEPDPAVPFKLSGESQPLGDGDLLAISNSFGFGGHNAVVAFRSV